A single genomic interval of Eleutherodactylus coqui strain aEleCoq1 chromosome 3, aEleCoq1.hap1, whole genome shotgun sequence harbors:
- the DLL1 gene encoding delta-like protein 1 — MGPQCAISLLVAAALLCQVTCSGLFELKLQEFVNKKAPLSCCRGGLSVSPGLQQCECRTFFRICLKHYQTSVSPEPPCTYGSAITPVLGSNSFSVPDTVSSDPSFTNPIRFSFGFTWPGTFSLIIEALHTDSPEDLNTENPERLISRLTTQRHLTVGEEWSQDLHSSGRTELKYSYRFVCDEYYYGEGCSDYCRPRDDAFGHFYCGEKGEKICNPGWKGQYCTEPICLPGCDEHHGYCEKPGECKCRVGWQGRYCDECIRYPGCLHGTCQQPWQCNCQEGWGGLFCNQDLNYCTHHKPCNNGATCTNTGQGSYTCSCRPGYTGSTCEIEINECDISPCKNGGSCTDMENSYSCACPPGFYGKNCELSAMTCADGPCFNGGRCTDNPDGGYSCLCPFAYSGFNCEKKIDYCSSSPCANGARCEDLGNSYICQCQEGFSGRHCDDNLDDCASFPCQNGGTCQDGINDYSCTCPPGYTAKNCSMPVSKCEHNPCHNGATCHERNNRYVCECAHGYGGLNCQFLLPETKTETNMYIKRPSGQFPWIAVCAGIILVLLLLLGCAAVVVYVRLKVHRKRHVPAAPRGENKTMNNLATCHREKDISVSVIGTTQIKNTNKKVDFLSESNNDKNGFKTRYPSVDYNLVHELKNEDTVKEERRKCEAKCSSSDSDSEDLHSSHLKSESSEKRRPDSNYFSSKDTKYQSVYVISDEKDECIIATEV, encoded by the exons ATGGGACCTCAGTGCGCGATCAGCCTCCTCGTCGCCGCTGCGCTCCTGTGCCAG GTCACTTGCTCCGGACTCTTTGAGTTGAAGCTGCAGGAGTTTGTCAATAAGAAGGCTCCTTTGAGTTGCTGCCGTGGTGGGTTGTCAGTCTCCCCAGGGCTGCAGCAGTGCGAGTGTAGGACCTTCTTCAGGATCTGCCTCAAGCATTACCAGACAAGCGTGTCTCCGGAACCACCGTGCACCTATGGCAGCGCGATCACCCCAGTGCTGGGCTCCAACTCGTTCAGTGTACCGGACACCGTCAGCTCAGACCCAAGCTTTACCAACCCCATCCGTTTTTCCTTTGGATTCACCTGGCCT GGTACATTCTCCCTTATCATTGAAGCATTGCACACTGATTCTCCAGAGGATCTTAACACAG AAAACCCTGAACGTCTGATCAGCCGCCTCACCACCCAGAGACATCTGACTGTGGGCGAAGAGTGGTCCCAGGATTTACACAGCAGTGGCCGCACGGAGCTCAAGTACTCCTACCGCTTTGTGTGTGATGAATACTACTATGGAGAAGGATGCTCGGACTACTGCCGGCCCAGGGATGATGCTTTTGGACATTTTTACTGTGGTGAAAAAGGAGAAAAGATCTGCAACCCTGGCTGGAAGGGACAGTACTGCACGGAAC CAATCTGTCTTCCTGGATGTGATGAGCACCACGGCTATTGTGAGAAGCCTGGGGAGTGCAA ATGCCGTGTAGGTTGGCAAGGTCGCTACTGCGATGAATGCATCCGCTATCCAGGTTGTCTGCACGGTACATGCCAACAGCCCTGGCAGTGCAATTGCCAAGAAGGATGGGGTGGACTTTTCTGTAATCAAG ATCTTAACTACTGCACACACCACAAACCCTGCAATAATGGAGCCACTTGCACCAACACGGGACAAGGAAGTTACACTTGCTCTTGCCGTCCAGGCTACACTGGATCCACCTGCGAGATTGAGATCAATGAATGTGATATCAGCCCTTGCAAAAATGGAGGAAGCTGCACT GATATGGAGAACAGTTATTCCTGCGCATGTCCACCAGGATTCTATGGTAAAAATTGTGAGCTGAGCGCCATGACTTGTGCTGATGGACCATGCTTCAATGGTGGCAGATGTACCGATAACCCAGATGGTGGATACAGCTGCCTCTGCCCATTCGCATACTCCGGctttaattgtgaaaaaaaaattgattattGCAGTTCAAGTCCCTGTGCCAACG GAGCTCGCTGTGAAGACCTTGGAAATTCCTATATATGTCAGTGCCAGGAAGGCTTCTCCGGGAGACACTGTGATGATAACCTGGATGACTGTGCTTCCTTCCCCTGCCAAAATGGCGGCACATGCCAAGATGGGATTAATGACTACTCCTGTACCTGCCCTCCTGGGTACACTgcgaaaaactgcagcatgcctgTCAGTAAATGTGAGCACAACCCATGCCACAACGGGGCAACGTGCCATGAGAGAAACAACCGTTATGTGTGCGAATGCGCTCATGGCTATGGTGGACTTAACTGCCAGTTTTTGTTGCCCGAGACAAAAACTGAGACCAATATGTACATAAAAAGGCCGAGTGGACAGTTCCCCTGGATTGCAGTGTGTGCCGGAATTATCCTGGTATTATTGCTTCTCTTAGGCTGTGCGGCTGTAGTTGTTTATGTGCGTCTCAAGGTGCACCGGAAGCGCCACGTGCCTGCAGCTCCTCGTGGAGAGAACAAGACAATGAATAATTTAGCAACTTGCCATCGTGAAAAGGACATTTCTGTAAGCGTTATAGGCACCACTcagataaaaaatacaaataagaAGGTGGACTTTCTCAGTGAAAgcaataatgataaaaatggctTCAAGACCCGATACCCATCTGTGGATTACAATTTAGTACATGAGCTGAAGAATGAGGACACTGTCAAGGAGGAGCGGAGGAAATGTGAAGCCAAGTGCAGCTCTAGTGACTCCGACTCAGAAGACCTGCACTCGTCACATTTAAAAAG TGAATCTTCAGAAAAACGGAGACCAGACTCAAATTACTTCTCATCTAAAGACACAAAATATCAGTCGGTATATGTCATATCAGACGAGAAAGATGAATGCATCATAGCAACTGAG GTGTAA